In one window of Nakamurella sp. PAMC28650 DNA:
- a CDS encoding DUF3817 domain-containing protein — translation MPAEPTSDPVSRPAATPAPAMPPKVERALGRYRISAFIVGYALIVLCVAIILKYVFGVDQAVAIWGPIHGVLYIGYVLLAFDLAYKDRWSLAGTLGVLLAGVIPGISFVAERIVHRKVTARQKV, via the coding sequence GTGCCCGCTGAACCCACCTCAGATCCCGTGTCCCGTCCCGCGGCCACACCCGCTCCGGCGATGCCGCCCAAGGTGGAGAGAGCCCTGGGCCGCTACCGCATCTCGGCCTTCATCGTCGGGTACGCCCTCATCGTGCTGTGCGTGGCGATCATCCTGAAGTACGTCTTCGGGGTGGACCAGGCGGTGGCCATCTGGGGGCCGATCCACGGCGTGCTGTACATCGGCTACGTGCTCCTGGCCTTCGACCTGGCCTACAAGGATCGTTGGTCGCTGGCCGGCACTCTCGGGGTCCTGCTCGCAGGTGTGATCCCCGGCATCTCCTTCGTCGCCGAGCGCATCGTCCACCGGAAGGTCACGGCCCGCCAGAAGGTGTGA
- a CDS encoding M56 family metallopeptidase has product MVFPLIAAALAVLACLLVGGTASLVVEKMRPRQAVLLLGAASLAVSLAAGAALTAIAVAMLASLTSVAAKGHWSASVIRAEIPVPGWLGALAALAVGVLLCRAAVRSVEIVLALVRADQLCREFRAGGGPVVMVDDDSADAYTVAGIRGCVVISRRLFSKLSEDERRVLTAHELSHLHQRHHLYVHVADIAAAANPLLRRVPAVVRLGVERWADEDAAADIGDRRTAGRALARVALLRSSLAKGSGELPAKQTDQRIPVLGVGALQVASRVQALLQPARRPRTGRVTIAVVLSIGVLAIGVASLENIHDAIQSAGPYLHQMNRP; this is encoded by the coding sequence GTGGTCTTCCCACTGATCGCCGCGGCGCTCGCCGTCCTCGCCTGCCTGCTCGTCGGCGGTACCGCCAGCCTGGTGGTCGAGAAGATGCGCCCGCGGCAGGCCGTTCTTCTCCTGGGTGCCGCCTCCCTGGCCGTCTCGTTGGCCGCCGGTGCTGCCCTCACCGCGATTGCCGTGGCCATGCTGGCCAGCCTGACATCCGTTGCGGCCAAGGGGCACTGGTCCGCCTCGGTGATCCGGGCGGAGATACCGGTGCCGGGTTGGCTCGGTGCGCTGGCCGCACTGGCCGTCGGGGTGCTGCTCTGCCGGGCCGCGGTCCGCAGCGTCGAGATCGTCCTGGCGCTGGTGCGGGCCGACCAGCTCTGTCGCGAGTTCCGGGCCGGCGGCGGACCCGTGGTGATGGTGGACGACGATTCGGCGGACGCCTACACGGTGGCCGGCATCCGGGGGTGCGTGGTGATCAGCCGGCGGCTGTTCAGCAAGCTGTCCGAGGACGAGCGCCGGGTCCTGACCGCGCACGAACTGTCCCACCTGCACCAGCGACATCATCTCTACGTGCATGTGGCCGACATCGCCGCCGCCGCGAATCCGCTCCTGCGGCGGGTGCCCGCAGTTGTCCGTCTCGGGGTCGAACGGTGGGCGGACGAGGACGCGGCCGCCGACATCGGCGATCGCCGCACTGCGGGCCGCGCTCTGGCCAGGGTGGCGCTGTTGCGCTCGTCCCTGGCGAAGGGAAGCGGGGAACTACCCGCCAAGCAGACCGACCAGCGCATCCCGGTGCTCGGGGTCGGGGCGCTCCAGGTGGCCTCCCGCGTCCAGGCCCTGCTGCAGCCGGCCCGACGTCCGAGAACCGGACGGGTGACCATCGCCGTCGTTCTCTCGATCGGGGTACTGGCCATCGGGGTGGCCAGTCTGGAGAACATCCACGACGCCATCCAGAGCGCGGGCCCGTATCTGCACCAGATGAACCGGCCCTGA
- a CDS encoding BlaI/MecI/CopY family transcriptional regulator, translating into MTDRRLPGPLETAVLTVMAAADGPVAVADVQKRLSGSPAYTTVMTTLSRLAAKGALSQSREGRAYKYSLAAPPESVDDAVTARRMRRLLSDGSDRAGVLARFVAELEPDEERLLVELLEQSESRG; encoded by the coding sequence ATGACCGATCGACGCCTGCCCGGCCCGCTGGAGACCGCGGTGCTGACGGTGATGGCTGCGGCCGACGGGCCCGTCGCCGTCGCCGACGTGCAGAAGAGGCTGTCCGGCAGTCCGGCCTACACCACCGTCATGACGACGCTGTCCCGGCTCGCGGCCAAGGGAGCGCTGAGCCAGAGCCGCGAGGGGCGGGCGTACAAGTACTCGCTGGCCGCGCCGCCGGAGTCGGTCGATGATGCGGTGACGGCCAGACGGATGCGCCGCCTGCTGTCCGACGGTTCCGACCGGGCCGGTGTGCTGGCACGTTTCGTCGCCGAACTGGAACCCGACGAGGAACGACTGCTGGTCGAACTGCTCGAGCAGTCGGAATCCCGGGGCTGA